In Pirellula sp. SH-Sr6A, the DNA window TGGCCGGAACCAGGAGCGAGAATCCTATCGATCTCTTCGCTCCTGTCAACGCGGTTTTTCCAAAAACCACGTCGACCCGCTTTTTCAAGGTCTGCCGTGCATCCTTGCGGAGACCAGTTTATCGTTCCTTCTCAGTCCATTCTTGAGCCGTCTGCTCCAGAATTCCCAAGATTCCCAAGAATCACGAATCGACCAACGGCTTCTTCTTCTCGGTAATAACCTTGCTCTGAGGTGCTTGCTCCGCATTCATCGCGATATAGCTCTGCCACTCCGCAGGTACATTGTCCTCGTGGAAGATCGCTTCTACCGGGCACTCGGCGACGCACGCCTCGCAGTCGATGCACTCATCCGGATGGATATAGAGCATCTTCTCCCCTTCATAGAAACACTCCACGGGGCAGACCACCACGCAGTCTGTGTATCGGCAGCCAACGCATGGTTGGGTTACAACGTGCGTCATTTCCATTCCCTCTTTCTTTGTGCGAAACCTATCGAAAAGATTGTCGGGCAAGCCCAAATCAATCTGGTTTTTCCAAGCCGGAACAAACGCGACTCGCATCGTAGGGGCGAGGAAACCAGGTGTCAAGAAACTTGAATCTGCTTGCTGTCGTCCATCTCGCTACCTAATATTGAGTAAATCCCGCTGCAACCGAATCGCTCCCGGCGACTCGAATTCGTTCGCCCCTTTTCCCAGCAATGCCGTGGCACTCTCCAATCTCGATCGCGAACTGCTCGACAAGTGCCTCGCTAAGGACACCGCTGCCTGGCAAGAGTTCACGGACCGCTTCCTCGCCTTGATCGTCCACGTCGTCAACCACACTGCAGCCTCACGAAATATCCAAATCACCACCGAATCTCGGGATGATCTGGTCGCCGAAGTCTTCCTCTCCTGGATCGAAAAGGACTTCGCAGCACTCCGACGATTCCGCGGCCGAAGCTCCTTAGCTACCTACCTCACCGTCATCGCTCGACGCGTTATCGTTCGCAGACTCTCCCAACTAAGAATCCCCAACTCCCACACCAGCCTCCTGTTCGACGTACCAGGATCCGCACCCGCCCCGCATCTCCACAATTCGCTCGACTTCCAATCCGCACTCGCCAAACTCTCTCCCAACGAGGCGACAGCGCTGAAAATGTTCCACCTGGAAGGCTGCACCTACCAAGAAATCGGATCCCGAATCGGGATGCCCGAAAACAGCGTCGGGCCGCTCCTATCCCGCGCTCGGGACAAAATGAAAAGCTTGGTGTAACAACCCGTCCCACTCGCGGTAAAGTAGTCCCGCTATCGAAGGCCGGCTACCGAACACTCGCAACGGTCGGCTCGCAAACGGCAAGGTCCGAGCGCAAGTGGGCGCGCTGGATGCTCAAACAGATCTCCACCAAATCCTGCACCAGCGGCGCGAGGGATCCCCAATCCGCAACCGCCTTCCGCTCCAAATCCCCTTGAAGCTCCTCGATGATCCTACCAATCCAAGGCATCTCGATCTTCCGCGCCAACGTCTGCAAACTCTCCAACCGAGGCTTGAGCCCCATCAAATTCCCCGACTCAAAACAATGAATCACCCGCTCCAACTGATACCCCACCATCAACGCGCTGTCGAGCATCGCCACGTCTCCCATTCCAGATACAGGTCGCCATCCATAAGGCGAATCGGCAAACCGCTCGACCCACTCGCTATCGAAACGACTCCCTACCTCCTGTCTCAACCACGCAATGGCCTCTTCATGCGACAAAGGTGACTCAGAAAGCTCGGAAGTAGCGATGTCGTAGGCATTCGCAATCGCAAGGATCTTCGCTCCCGCGACCACAGCGATGTCCTCCAAAGCGTCCATCTCTCGGACCGATGCGTTTTGGTGCGTAACGATCCCCAAAAGCACCTGACTCTGGAACGCGGATCGGAGAATCTGAACCCCCTTCGCCACGCGGTCAGGACTGACATGCTCGTCCGAATGCTCCGCGTCCTGATGGGTCGCCAAACAGCCGATGTCATGCAACATCCCAGCGATTTCCAACGTATAGAGCTGCCCGACCGGCAGTACCCCTCGGGCCATCGTCACGCAAATCTCGGCCACGCGATGCGAGTGCGCTGCTATCACCGGCGACTTCGCAATCAACGCGGAGTTCAACGTAACGACAGCATGGTAGGAAACAGGTTGCTCCTCCACGTCGGTCGACGCCAATTTGGCCGCCTTCTTTCGCTCTTCTTCCTTCGACTGCTCCTCCAATTCTGGACTCCAGACTCGATACCCATTTCGCCCCCCATGCTTGGCCGCATAAAGCCCCTGGTCCGCCTGCTCGATCTGGGCCTCGATCGTCGGTGCCCCATGGAGGCTGCTCGATACCCCAAGACTCGCGGTCACTCGATAGGGATTCGCAAGCTCGGTGGCGATTCCTCCACGAATCTCCTCCGCCAATGCAGCCCCTTCCTCCAAAGTCGCTTGAGAAAGGACCACACAGAACTCCTCCCCGCCGAACCGTCCTAAAACCGCCCGACCTTCGACAATCCGCGAAACAGTCTTCACGACTTCCTTCAAAACCGCATCCCCTGCGGAGTGGCCATGTTGGTCGTTCAACTTTTTGAAATGGTCGATGTCCATCATGATGGTCACCAACCCCCGATCCCCCTGATTCCTTGCCCCCCACAGCTTGTCGATCTTCTCCAGCAACGCGCGGCGATTCAATGCTCCTGTTAGCCCGTCGCGTGTGGCCAACTCATGCAGCACCTCGTTCTGCCTGCGAATTTGCTCCTTCGATGTTTCCAAATCGCTCAACACTGTCAACAAATGTCGCCGTTGCACTTCCATCAACGTGATGTCTTCGAAACTAACCAATGCACCGGAGATATTCTCTTGAGCATCGAATACCGGAGTGGCATTCACCATGAAGGTCCTCGGTTCATCACCGGACTTCAAGTGGATCTTCACACCAGCCTTTTGCGACTTCTCACGAATGACATACTCCCATGGCCAATCTTCTTCCGAAGCCTCGCGCGACCACCCCAGCTGATTGAGCCGCTGACGGGTCAGTTCATCTATCGATTGCGAAACGTACTTGGCAAACGAGTCATTGACCAAAAGGATCTTCCCTTCGGCATCGAGAATCACCACCCCACCGACGATGGTGTCCAATGTATTCCGCACGCGTTTCGGCACCGCGCTCTTCGGATCGAGCACACTCAGCGCCTTGTTTAGAAACAAAGAGAAACTTCCGAAGTTCAACGCAAAGCCAATCGCTGCTACCACCAACCACCGAGCAAGCATGGCCACCATATCGGGGGCTGCCGGTTGAAACGCTATTTCCAATTCGGCAAAAACCGAATTCCCACGCATCAGGGGTATGCGCACTTGATCCAACGTCGAGGGGGACTCGATCGGGAGTGTCCAATACTGCTCGTGCCCAGGGCTGGCATAGAGCACCAACCCATCATGACGCAGAATCCGAAGGCTTCGCAAGTCCTCAATTTTACGCAGCAAGTCTCGGCACCCCATCTGCAACTTGATGCTGTCGACGTTATTGAGCTGGGTCGAGCAAGCCGTCGCAACCAACCGACTTTTCTCCACCCGCTCCTTCTGCAACTCGATCGTCTCGTCTTGAAAAAGTCCCGTCAACTGCCCAGCCACCATCGGTCCAAACGACATCGTCGCGAGGATGATCGCCATCTTGTAGGTGATCTTTAACCTTGGCATGGGAGATGAAACTTGGGGGGGTGCGACGGAAAACACGCGTGCTCGGATTTCCACCGCATAATCTGCAGAAGAAACCTCCCAACTGTTGAACAATTTAGAAGTCGCGCCCCGATAACCGCTCAAATTGCAATCAATTGCGGCTTATCGTCGTGAGAATAAAACGACCGTAACGATTTTGACGATCGCGGGAAACAGCCGCCCCCTCCCGCTCCAGCGGAAGCGTACGCTTTGACAACTGGGCAGGATGTTCCGCCTGGGAAAACCTTGCACTCCTTGCCTCGCAATCAACCGATTCATCAGGAATAAGCCGCACTCCGCGCGGTTTGTTTTGAGGGAAGCGGTTAACCGAACGATAACGTGGAATGCGGGCCAGGAAGGACCGTAACACGATCAAAGGAGTGTCGAGTGTTTTTGCGGGGCAGGGTGACTCAAGGAGCCGTAGGGTGGGCGTTTATCGCGTCCGTATCGCTCTGCGCCCTGATGTCGCGGCCCCTCCAAGCATGGCAACCACCCTCCCCCCCTGCTTTCCACCGAGACGTCTCCAGCGAGGATTTCGAACGCTTTCTCCAATCCAATCCCCGGAATCTCGCTCCAAACCTCCCCGTCGCCGTTGCCGCCACCGCGATACCTACGGCTCCCTCCCCGGCCCCACAGCCGATCCGACTCTCTCCGCCGCTTCCTCTCCCGCAGCCTGATGTCCGGCCTCCGCTATCCCGACAACCCGCAGTCGAAGCCTATATGCCGGACGAAAAGGACCAGATACCTTTCCAGCCTTGGGGAGGAGCCTGGTGGGAATCCCCCACCAGCGGTGCCCAACGCCCCCTGCTGACCTCACGCCAGGATCGCATTTGTTACGTGGAATTGGACCAACTCGTCTGGCTTTCGACCCAGTACTCCAAACGCCTGCAGAGCATCCTGAAAGTACCTCGCATCCAGCGGACGGAAATCGATGTCGCTCGCGGCGACTTCGACCCCCGCAGCTTCGCGCAATCGACATTCCACGACACCTCGGACCCAGTTGGCAATACCCTCACCACGGGCGGCCCACGCCGACTCAACGACTATTTCTGGGAAAACGCAGCCGGTATTCGCGATCGCAATTCGTTCGGTGGCAAGACGGAGTTCAGCCAATCCTTCAACGCGCGGGATAGCAATTCCCTTTTCTTTCTGCCGAAAAACCAAGTCGACTCGAAACTGACCCTCAATTACACCCAACCTTTAATGCGTGGGTCCGGAGTCTTCTACAATACCTCCACCGTCGTCATCAACGAAACCAAGACGGCAGGGTCTATCGCGGTCGCTAACCGGGAATTGCAAGACCAGACGATTCGTATCCACTCGATCTATTGGGAACTTGTCCTCGCCCGATTTCAAATGGTCCAAGCCATCAATGCGAGGTCCCGCTTTGAAGATTTGAAGACCCGGTTGCAATACCGAGAAGGCCGGGACTTGCTCGCCATGTATCTGCTTCGTGCCGACAAGACCATTGCCGAACAAGACGCGTTGATCGCCGAACTCAAAGCCAAAATACGTGGCTTCCAAGCGGAACTCGCCGTCATGGTAGGGGCACCCGACATCCAACGGACCGTTTGCGATGAACTGATCCCGATGACCCTGCCCGTCGCATCCCTCCCCCCGATCGATTCGTTCGAGGACGAATACTACAACGCGATTATGTACCGTGGGGATGTCCAAGCGATTCGACACGAAATTGCGATCGCCTCGATCCAAAAACAAATGGCCTACCAAGAACTGAAACCTACCCTGGATCTGGTCTTGGAAGGCTACGTGCGCGGACTGGAAGGGGACAAACAACTCATGCAGTCCTTCCTCAGACAGTTCGATACCGGCGCGCCGAGCTACGCGGGAGGATTCGTTTATCAGAACCCGCTCCATAACCGAACCGCGCGAGCGAACCAACTCGGTAAATCGCTCGCGCTCGAAAAACTCGTGTGCGATTTCGAATACAAACTCATGGAAGCAGGAGCGCAAGTTTACCGATCGGTGGAACGGACCAAGGGGACTTATCTCTCTATCTTCGCAGCGCTGCGAGCCGCCGAAGCCGCTGCCGCAGAAGTGGAAGCGTACGATTCCCGACTGGAAGACTACTTCTCGGAAAACGGGTCTACCAGCTCGATCCTCAACGAATTGATCGATGCCGAAATGCGGTTGGTCGCCGCGGAACGCGAACTCGCCACCCGACAGGTTGAGCACATGCAGGCCTTGATCCAAGTCAAATACGAATCGGGTACCCTGATGACCCTGACCACCGAAAACTCCCCGCCAGAAGACATTCCACTCCGCTAACCGTTTTTCATTTGCTTTCCTGTTCCCTACAATGCCCAGTCGGCGACGCCGCGACCATCACCGATGGCGAGTCGTCACGTCTTCTCTTCCACTCCGTAGGCAGACCGAATGCTCCAGCGCAAATACATCTTTCCCAATGTGATCGAACTGAACGTCCAAGCGGGACATTTGATCGGATGCAACGTCTACCTTATTCACGACTCGGAAGAGTGGGCTCTGATCGACGTCGGATACGAAGACGATGTCGATGAGATCGTTGAGCTCATTCGAAATTTGGACTTCGGCCTCTCGAAATGCAAAACCCTGATCGCCACGCACGCTGACGTCGATCACTGCCAAGGGCTCGCGAAACTCAAACAAATTCTCAAGACCACCGTCACGGCCCACCCGAAAGCCGCTAGCTTGCTCGAGGCCGGAGACCGGCTCAAGACGTTTGCCGAAATCGAAGCGCAAGGTATCCATGAGGAGATGCCTGCTGTCACGGTAGAGAACCATGTGAACGATGGGGATATCATCACCATCGGAAACCTTTCGCTCGAAGTTTGGTCAACTCCCGGTCACGCAGACAGTCAGCTCGCCTTTCGCCTTGGAAACCTCCTGCTGAGCGGGGACAATATCTATCGGGATGGGGGAGTGGGGGCGATCGACGCACACCACGGTAGCGATATTCCCGACTTCATCGCATCCCTGAAACGCATCCGAGAGGCGGACGTCGAGTGGCTTCTTCCCAGCCATGGACCTTACTTTCGCAAGGATCCGAAAATGATCGATCAAGTCATCGCGAGGCTGAACAGCTATCTGCACCTCTCCGATTTCGGAACTTGTGCCATCGGCTGGCCATTGATCGATCAATGGGAACAAGAAATCGCAGAAGGAAAGCTTCCTTCGTAATCGGATCAGACTGTAATCGGATCATGACGGAACCCACGGCCGCTCCTCCGCAACCTTCCCCACAACTTCCCTCTGGGCGCACGCCGCTGCTCGATCGGCAGACGACTCGTGTGATTGTATTCGTCACGCTGTTCGGAGTTACTGGGTTCCTCGGCCTGCCACTCCTATGGTTCAGCCGCGCATTCTCCCGGCGTGAGAAAATAGTTTGGTCGGTGATCAACACGCTCTATACGCTCGCCTTGATCGGAATCACCGCGGCGATCTGCTGGTGGTCCTATCTTCAGTTCAAAGCGATTTGGTAGCCAAACATGAAACAGCCCAACCCACGACCCCTGTCACCTCCGATCCAACTCTCCGGCGTCTGGGAAATGGATTCTATCGAACAAGCCGATGGGATTCTCGGAGGCACCACAGAAGGCTTCGTCTATCGCCGCGACGGCCACCCCAACGCCACAGACCTCGCCCACCAGCTGGCAGCGCTCCATCGCTTCGAACACGGAATAGTGACCGCGCAAGGGATGAGCGCACTGGCAGCAGCCTGCTTGTCCCTCTTGAAACCGCGCGACACGGTGATCCTCGCTCAACCCTTATACGGCAAGACCTCCTACCTGGTCAAAGAAGAGCTCCACCGGTGGGGTATCAAGTGGATCGATATCGATGCGACCGATCTCAACGCTTGGGATACAGCCTTGGCCCAACGACCGCAACTTGCCATCGTCGAGACCATCACCAACCCACGGATGAGCGTCCCGGATCTCCAAGCCATTTGCGATCGGGCCCACGGAGCCAACCCCGACCCCTGCATCGTTCTCGTCGACAACACCTTCGCGACCCCCGCTCTTTGTCAACCGAGTCGCTTCGGAGCCGATCTCGTAATGGAAAGCTTGAGCAAATTCGCGTGCGGGCATGGCGATGCCATGCTCGGCTTCCTGGGCGGCAACTCGGAGGTGTGGGGCCGCATACGAAGCACGGTCAGCGCCTACGGACTGGCTAGCAGTCCGCTCGATTGCTGGCTGACTCAGCGAGGCCTAGCGACCCTCGATGTCCGCATGGAACGAGCTGCCGCAACCGCCCAAATCCTCGCGGAACGCTTCGCGAACCACGCTTCCTTAAGATTTCTCGACTATCCGGGCCTTCCCACCGACAAAAGCAATCACGTCGCCCGCGCCCAATTTGGCCAACGCTTCGGAAACATGATGACTCTGCACCTTCACGGAGGCATAGACGCTGCGAATCGATTTATTGCACGCACCCAGAACGCGATCCCCTTTTGCCCTTCCCTCGGTGACACACGAACCACGTTGAGCCACCCCGCATCCACGAGCCACCGCTCCTATGCGACGGATGCGTTGCAACGACTCGGGATCGACGGCGGAACGCTTCGCTTCTCTATCGGTTTAGAACAACCGGATGCACTGACCCTCGCTATCGAAAAAGGTCTTGCTTAGTCGCTCATTCCCAAACGATGGTATCGCCCGGGAAGATCGGACCATCGATGCACGTTCGCTTGTAATCCCATTCGCCATCCTCTTGCCGGACCTTGGCAACGCATGTGAAACAAATGCCGATGCCGCATGCCATCGGTGTTTCCAAAGAGACTTCACATGGAACGCTGTAGCGAGCAGCGATCTGGCTCACGGCGCGCATCATCGGTTCCGGCCCGCAACAAACAATTCGCTTGCTACTGCTGGGATTCTCCTCCAACAAGGGGACCAGCACGTCGGTCACCCTTCCTGAAACTCCGATCGAACCATCTTCGGTCGCGATGTGGACATCGCTGCAGGCCGATTGAAATTCGGGAAGCCCTGCCAAATACTCGCGATTCCTAGCTCCATAGCAAAGCGAAACTCGCTTCGCGTAGGCTTCGGTGCAAGAATCTGTTCCGAATGCTCGTTTTCCGAGAGCGGCGAGAGCCGTTGTTAGCATGGGAGTTTGTCCGACTCCTCCCGCAACGAGGATCAAATGCTCGACAGGGGACGTTGAGAAGTGATTGCCCAAGGGCCCCCAAATCTCCACTTGATCACCCGCAACACACTGCGAAAGGGCGCGCGTGAATTTACCTTTCACGATATAGACCACGCTGATCGCCTCCGGCTTCCCATCGGCGCCATCATGGACATCGTAGAGTGCAAACGCTCGACCGATCAAAGGATCGTTTGCCCCGGCGATGCGCACCATAAAGAATTGTCCGGGCAAGGTCCTGCGGGCAAACGCAGGAATCGCGACCGTCAATTGCCAAGTATCTTTCGCAATCACCCGATGCCGACAGATCTGGGTCGACACGAACTCGAATCGAGGTGAGCAAACTCCCGTGGTACTGGCCGGGGCCAGGGTTGTGCTATTCATAAATCCATTAAGGACGAGGATGAAGTTTCAAAAAGTAGTATCACCAATCAGTGCACCTATCAGTCGAACGACTGGCACCAACTATTGATTTGAGTTGCGACCCATCGACAATGCTTTTCGTCGGTGAGCAAGTGATTGCAGTTGGGTAAGGTTATCAGCGATCGAGGCCCCTCCGGCCGAGTCCTTGCATTGGCGAAATCGCAATTCCATAACGCGTGCTCGTACGCAACCGTCTCATCCGTCGGAGAGTGCAATGCCAACATCGGCTTTCTCAGCGCCGCAACACTCGCAGGAAGATCAAAACTGCGGAAATCTTCGAGCATCTGCCGCTCAACCGGATAGGTAAATCCTCCAATCGTGACTTCCCCTCGCCCCTCTAGCACGATGGATGGATCCATCGACTCCAAGAGGGAAGCCAAATGGTGGGTATCGCTCGGGGTAGCCAATGCGATCACGCCGATCACGGACTCAATCGATTGAGTCATGGCCAAACTCGCAGCCCCGCCGAAACTATGCCCCATCAGAAAATCCGCCCCGTCGTACTCCTGTTCTAAGAACTCCGCGGCGGCCTGCAAATCCACACAATTGGTGCTGAAATTCGACTTGGCGAATTCTCCCTGGCTCCCTCCGAGCCCTCGAAAATCGTATCGCAAGACGATCCAACCGAGATTCGCTAACTCGCGAGAGATTCGAACGATCGCTTTGAGATCTTTGCTGCATGTAAAACAATGCGAGAAAAGTATCGTCCCTAGCCGCTCCGCATCGGGTACCTCCAGGATGCCGGTCAATTCCAAACCATCCGAGGTCGGAATGACGACCCTCTGCGAATGTCTAGCCATGTCGTATCCTCCTCGTTACCGTACGCGTCGCATCGAAATCGTTCCCGTATCCTTGGCCGCTGCAAAGGATCCGTACAAGCCATTTCCTAACACCATCGAGTCCATGCGGTAACTGCCAAGCATCGGCCCCAGCGGTTTGTTGGCCATCAACCGCACATTCCCCGCCGCATCCATCCTGGGTTGCATGGAAACTTTGTACGTAAAAGGAATCACCACAAAGAATCGACCGCTGAAGCGAGCATCGTATCCGCCTTGCCCGTTGGCCCGAATCGTCGCCCGCATTGGTCCTTGATGACCCGTCGACTGACTTTTCCACTGACCCTTCCAAGTTCCCACTGGACTACCCGCCCAAGCGACCGAGTTCATCGCACCCGCGAGCAACGCTCCGAACACGCATACCATCCACAGGTTCTTCATCGAAAACATCTCCAAACGCCCCAACTCATGCAGGAAATACGAACAAGTTCTCATGCCAGGGATGCGACTCATTCGCACTACTTCCCAGGCTCGTACATCTTCGCCAAATCATCCAGCGGCACGATCCAAACATTTCGATACTCGGTGGGGCTGTTGTGATCTTGCAGAAACACAGGCCCCACTTGAGTCTCTTTTAACTTAGGTGCAATAACTTGTAAATAAGGAGTCGTGCCGAAGCGAAAGGGATGGAATACGGAGCGGGGCTCTTCGAACGGTGTGTTCTCTTGAACCTTCGAACCGTTCAACCAAGCTGTGATACGGCCCGGTTCCGTGATGACCCCCGATTCGTTTCGCCGTGGGGCGCGATAACGGATGTCATAGACCTGCCATTCTCCAGCAGGTTTCGCAGCGTTCACCAGGGGTTTTGCAAACCCGTAGATCGAGCCTTCGTCCTGCTGCGAAAGCTTGTCCTCCGGTCTTCCATGACTGTCGAGGATCTGGAGCTCGTAGTGGCCATGGATGTAGATACCGCTGTTCCCCTCTCCTTGGGGGCTCACTTTGAATTCGACGTGAATGTCGGCATCACGGAAGTGCCACTTGGAAACGATATGGTTCTGGTTCTTACCCTTGGTCGAGGTCAAAACCCCGTTTTGAAATGGCCAATTGATGGGGCTGCCATCCATCGCGAGAAACGCATGCTCCTTTTCTCCCACCAGCACGATCGCCTTCTCGGGTGGAGCGACAGGGATTTTGGATTGGTCCGGCTTAAACTCGTCTCCCCAAGCTCGCCCGATGCAATTACTCCAGCTCGCTGTGAAAACACAAGCCAACGATGCGACGAGGCAGAACGAACCGAATGCGGAAGAAACGCGGCTAGGACGGAAAGGATTGCGCATGATGAAAATGGAAGGAGCTTCTGTGAAAACAGGGAGATGTTATCGAGCCATGGAGCCAGGGGCGGGAACCGTATTGTACTCCACCCCTATCTCCCTTGGGAAACTCGCAGCCGTGGCGAGCTAGGAAAGGCCCCGATGAGCGCGATCTCGCCATGTCTCGGCAATTCCTCCACAGGACGCACTCCGAGCTTGGCGATCCCTCCCTTAGCGATCCCTTCGCATGGGGATCTCGGCTGGAAGGGACGAGCGTTTCCGATACACTTTTCCCAACCCATTCCCAGAACATCTTGAGGACAGAAGATTCCATGGC includes these proteins:
- a CDS encoding TolC family protein, giving the protein MFLRGRVTQGAVGWAFIASVSLCALMSRPLQAWQPPSPPAFHRDVSSEDFERFLQSNPRNLAPNLPVAVAATAIPTAPSPAPQPIRLSPPLPLPQPDVRPPLSRQPAVEAYMPDEKDQIPFQPWGGAWWESPTSGAQRPLLTSRQDRICYVELDQLVWLSTQYSKRLQSILKVPRIQRTEIDVARGDFDPRSFAQSTFHDTSDPVGNTLTTGGPRRLNDYFWENAAGIRDRNSFGGKTEFSQSFNARDSNSLFFLPKNQVDSKLTLNYTQPLMRGSGVFYNTSTVVINETKTAGSIAVANRELQDQTIRIHSIYWELVLARFQMVQAINARSRFEDLKTRLQYREGRDLLAMYLLRADKTIAEQDALIAELKAKIRGFQAELAVMVGAPDIQRTVCDELIPMTLPVASLPPIDSFEDEYYNAIMYRGDVQAIRHEIAIASIQKQMAYQELKPTLDLVLEGYVRGLEGDKQLMQSFLRQFDTGAPSYAGGFVYQNPLHNRTARANQLGKSLALEKLVCDFEYKLMEAGAQVYRSVERTKGTYLSIFAALRAAEAAAAEVEAYDSRLEDYFSENGSTSSILNELIDAEMRLVAAERELATRQVEHMQALIQVKYESGTLMTLTTENSPPEDIPLR
- a CDS encoding dihydroorotate dehydrogenase electron transfer subunit, which translates into the protein MNSTTLAPASTTGVCSPRFEFVSTQICRHRVIAKDTWQLTVAIPAFARRTLPGQFFMVRIAGANDPLIGRAFALYDVHDGADGKPEAISVVYIVKGKFTRALSQCVAGDQVEIWGPLGNHFSTSPVEHLILVAGGVGQTPMLTTALAALGKRAFGTDSCTEAYAKRVSLCYGARNREYLAGLPEFQSACSDVHIATEDGSIGVSGRVTDVLVPLLEENPSSSKRIVCCGPEPMMRAVSQIAARYSVPCEVSLETPMACGIGICFTCVAKVRQEDGEWDYKRTCIDGPIFPGDTIVWE
- a CDS encoding ferredoxin family protein yields the protein MTHVVTQPCVGCRYTDCVVVCPVECFYEGEKMLYIHPDECIDCEACVAECPVEAIFHEDNVPAEWQSYIAMNAEQAPQSKVITEKKKPLVDS
- a CDS encoding diguanylate cyclase is translated as MPRLKITYKMAIILATMSFGPMVAGQLTGLFQDETIELQKERVEKSRLVATACSTQLNNVDSIKLQMGCRDLLRKIEDLRSLRILRHDGLVLYASPGHEQYWTLPIESPSTLDQVRIPLMRGNSVFAELEIAFQPAAPDMVAMLARWLVVAAIGFALNFGSFSLFLNKALSVLDPKSAVPKRVRNTLDTIVGGVVILDAEGKILLVNDSFAKYVSQSIDELTRQRLNQLGWSREASEEDWPWEYVIREKSQKAGVKIHLKSGDEPRTFMVNATPVFDAQENISGALVSFEDITLMEVQRRHLLTVLSDLETSKEQIRRQNEVLHELATRDGLTGALNRRALLEKIDKLWGARNQGDRGLVTIMMDIDHFKKLNDQHGHSAGDAVLKEVVKTVSRIVEGRAVLGRFGGEEFCVVLSQATLEEGAALAEEIRGGIATELANPYRVTASLGVSSSLHGAPTIEAQIEQADQGLYAAKHGGRNGYRVWSPELEEQSKEEERKKAAKLASTDVEEQPVSYHAVVTLNSALIAKSPVIAAHSHRVAEICVTMARGVLPVGQLYTLEIAGMLHDIGCLATHQDAEHSDEHVSPDRVAKGVQILRSAFQSQVLLGIVTHQNASVREMDALEDIAVVAGAKILAIANAYDIATSELSESPLSHEEAIAWLRQEVGSRFDSEWVERFADSPYGWRPVSGMGDVAMLDSALMVGYQLERVIHCFESGNLMGLKPRLESLQTLARKIEMPWIGRIIEELQGDLERKAVADWGSLAPLVQDLVEICLSIQRAHLRSDLAVCEPTVASVR
- a CDS encoding alpha/beta hydrolase family protein → MARHSQRVVIPTSDGLELTGILEVPDAERLGTILFSHCFTCSKDLKAIVRISRELANLGWIVLRYDFRGLGGSQGEFAKSNFSTNCVDLQAAAEFLEQEYDGADFLMGHSFGGAASLAMTQSIESVIGVIALATPSDTHHLASLLESMDPSIVLEGRGEVTIGGFTYPVERQMLEDFRSFDLPASVAALRKPMLALHSPTDETVAYEHALWNCDFANARTRPEGPRSLITLPNCNHLLTDEKHCRWVATQINSWCQSFD
- a CDS encoding RNA polymerase sigma factor, with the protein product MALSNLDRELLDKCLAKDTAAWQEFTDRFLALIVHVVNHTAASRNIQITTESRDDLVAEVFLSWIEKDFAALRRFRGRSSLATYLTVIARRVIVRRLSQLRIPNSHTSLLFDVPGSAPAPHLHNSLDFQSALAKLSPNEATALKMFHLEGCTYQEIGSRIGMPENSVGPLLSRARDKMKSLV
- a CDS encoding MBL fold metallo-hydrolase, which codes for MLQRKYIFPNVIELNVQAGHLIGCNVYLIHDSEEWALIDVGYEDDVDEIVELIRNLDFGLSKCKTLIATHADVDHCQGLAKLKQILKTTVTAHPKAASLLEAGDRLKTFAEIEAQGIHEEMPAVTVENHVNDGDIITIGNLSLEVWSTPGHADSQLAFRLGNLLLSGDNIYRDGGVGAIDAHHGSDIPDFIASLKRIREADVEWLLPSHGPYFRKDPKMIDQVIARLNSYLHLSDFGTCAIGWPLIDQWEQEIAEGKLPS
- a CDS encoding trans-sulfuration enzyme family protein, which translates into the protein MKQPNPRPLSPPIQLSGVWEMDSIEQADGILGGTTEGFVYRRDGHPNATDLAHQLAALHRFEHGIVTAQGMSALAAACLSLLKPRDTVILAQPLYGKTSYLVKEELHRWGIKWIDIDATDLNAWDTALAQRPQLAIVETITNPRMSVPDLQAICDRAHGANPDPCIVLVDNTFATPALCQPSRFGADLVMESLSKFACGHGDAMLGFLGGNSEVWGRIRSTVSAYGLASSPLDCWLTQRGLATLDVRMERAAATAQILAERFANHASLRFLDYPGLPTDKSNHVARAQFGQRFGNMMTLHLHGGIDAANRFIARTQNAIPFCPSLGDTRTTLSHPASTSHRSYATDALQRLGIDGGTLRFSIGLEQPDALTLAIEKGLA
- a CDS encoding DUF1080 domain-containing protein produces the protein MRNPFRPSRVSSAFGSFCLVASLACVFTASWSNCIGRAWGDEFKPDQSKIPVAPPEKAIVLVGEKEHAFLAMDGSPINWPFQNGVLTSTKGKNQNHIVSKWHFRDADIHVEFKVSPQGEGNSGIYIHGHYELQILDSHGRPEDKLSQQDEGSIYGFAKPLVNAAKPAGEWQVYDIRYRAPRRNESGVITEPGRITAWLNGSKVQENTPFEEPRSVFHPFRFGTTPYLQVIAPKLKETQVGPVFLQDHNSPTEYRNVWIVPLDDLAKMYEPGK